One part of the Ornithodoros turicata isolate Travis chromosome 2, ASM3712646v1, whole genome shotgun sequence genome encodes these proteins:
- the LOC135383467 gene encoding transcription factor Adf-1-like, producing the protein MADYSSGTEVTVERLGPSDIVVERLLEGVRQHPCVFDTKRMDYRDSQRKRNAWEIIRQQCGLATVEECHKLWKRLRDRYSREIKAMEVMKRSGNAFVSRRAWEFFEAMAFYKDCGRPRKTTCNLDGSSTLEENPGNDDSSGTAESIFESMVSRSSTSSCTTSTQGDSLIPAVTMATDRGEQTPVQSGQLPENRVNKRKKSDTFEQDLLKHLDKRMSENDAFALSVGMTLDRLSKPTAAECKAKMMLLLSEYDL; encoded by the exons ATGGCGGACTACAGTTCGGGCACGGAAGTGACAGTTGAGCGGCTTGGGCCATCAGATATTGTGGTAGAGCGTCTACTGGAGGGTGTACGACAACATCCATGTGTGTTTGACACGAAGAGAATGGACTATAGGGATtcacaaagaaagagaaacgCCTGGGAAATAATAAGACAACAATGTGGCCTCGCCACAG TTGAAGAATGTCATAAGCTGTGGAAGCGCCTAAGAGATCGGTACTCCAGAGAGATCAAGGCAATGGAGGTGATGAAACGAAGTGGAAATGCGTTTGTTTCCAGGCGTGCCTGGGAATTTTTCGAGGCTATGGCCTTTTATAAAGACTGTGGACGTCCGAGAAA GACAACATGCAATCTGGATGGCTCATCTACACTCGAAGAGAATCCTGGAAACGACGATTCCAGCGGCACTGCAGAAAGCATTTTCGAGTCTATGGTGTCGAGATCATCAACATCATCCTGCACAACGTCTACCCAGGGGGATTCCCTTATACCAGCCGTCACGATGGCAACGGACAGAGGAGAACAGACACCGGTCCAGTCAGGTCAGCTGCCAGAAAACAGAGTGAACAAGCGAAAAAAATCAGACACTTTTGAACAAGACCTGCTGAAACACCTAGACAAAAGGATGTCGGAGAATGATGCATTCGCCCTATCTGTAGGGATGACCTTGGACAGGCTGTCGAAGCCAACCGCGGCAGAATGCAAAGCAAAAATGATGTTGCTACTTTCGGAGTATGACCTATAG